CGAGTCGAGGGCCTCGCGCCGGCCCTCGCGATCCGCCAGGGAGCCGCCGCGCAGACGGGCCGCTCCACGGTCGGGACGATCACCGAGATCGCCGATCACCTGCGCCTGCTCCTCGCCCGCGTGGGCGAGACCTGGTGCGGGAAGTGCGGCACGCTGGTGCCGCGCCACAGCGTCGACTCGGTGCTGGAGGCGATCCTGGGCGTGGAGGAGACCGGCGTAACGATCTCGTTCGCGATACCCGCCGCCGCAGGCGACAGCGTCGACGCGCTCTGGGCGCGGGCCTTGAGCCGCGGATTCCTCCTGGCGCGCGGGCAGGGGAGCCGCGAGTGGGCCCGGCTGGACGAGGCGAAGCCGGCCCGCACCCGTGCGCCGATCGAAGTCCTCGTCGACCGCCTGCCCGCGACGGCCGCGAATCGGATGCGGCTCCGGGAAGCGCTGGAGCTGGCGTGGCGCGAGGGCTCGGGGAGCGTGGACATCACGCGCGCCTCGGGACAGAAGCTCTCGTTCTTCGACGGCCGGACCTGCGCCACGTGCGGCCGATCCTTCCCGGAGCCGAGGCCGCAGCTCTTCTCCTTCAACAGCCCTTATGGTGCCTGCCCCGATTGCCGCGGGTTCGGCAACATCCTCACCTTTACGCTGGAGCGGGTCGTGCCCGACCCGGGCAAGTCGGTCCTGGATGGCGCGCTCGATCCGTGGGCGAACTCGTGGCGGGCACATTTCCTACCCAAGCTGAAGGCGGTGGCGGCCGAGCACGGGATCCGTCTCGACAAGCCGTTCCGATCGCTTCCGAAGGAGCACCAGAAGATCCTTCTCCACGGCGCCCCGGGATTCCGGGGAGTCTTTCCGTTCTTGGAGCGGCTCCGCGCCAAGGCCTACAAGTCGAGCGCGCGGTTTCTCGTGAAGCGGTACCAGGAGACGATGCTCTGCGGCACCTGCCAGGGCGGACGGCTGAAGCCGGAGGCGTACGAGGTTCGAGTGGGCAGGAAGAACGTCTCCGAGCTTCTCGGCATGACGGTCGGGGATCTCCGCGCGTTCCAGGCAACCCTGACGCTCGACGCGGCGCGCGAGCGCGTCGCATCTCCCATCCTCGCCGAGCTTCGGGGGCGCCTCGAGTACCTGGGCGAGGTGGGCCTCGACTACCTAACGCTCGACCGGCCGTCCAAGACGCTCTCGGGCGGCGAGGCCCAGCGGATCGAGCTCGCGAACGCGCTCGGCGGAAGCTTGAGCCATGCCCTCTACGTCCTCGATGAGCCGACCGTGGGGCTCCACCCGCGCGACACCGAGCGCCTGATCCGCGTGCTCCTCCGGCTTCGGGAGCGCGGAAACACCGTTCTCGTCGTCGAGCACGACGCGGAGGTCATCGGATCGGCCGACTGGATCGTGGAGCTGGGTCCGGGCGCGGGGCACCGGGGCGGGCAGTCGCTCTATCAGGGCCGCCTCGATGGGTGGCCGGGACGGACGGAAGCCGCCGTTGAAGCCGCCGACCTCGTCGCCGAGCCGAGGCCCGCGCGATACGCGGCGAAGCGCAAGCCGGGGTGGATCGAGGTGCGCGGCGCCCGCGAGCACAATCTCAAGAACATCGACGCCCGCTTCCCGGTGGGCGCGCTCACCGGCGTCTGCGGCGTCTCGGGGTCCGGCAAGTCCACCCTGGTCGAGGAAGTGCTCTGGCGCGCGGCGGCCCGGGCCCTGCGCCAGGACGCGCCCGTGCCGGGCGCGCACGATCGGGTGTCCGGCCTGGAGCCGTTCGGCCGCGTGTCGCTGGTCGACCAATCGCCGGTCGCCCGCTCCAACCGCTCGAACCCGGCGACCTACGTCAAAGCGTTCGACCGGATCCGCGAGCGCTACGCGCGGACGCCGCTCGCGCGGCAGCGCCGGTACACGCCCGGCACCTTCTCCTTCAACGTCGCGGGCGGCCGGTGCGAAGCGTGCGAGGGCGCAGGCCAGACGCGCGTGGAGATGTACTTCCTCGCCGACCTCTGGGTCCCCTGCGAGTCGTGTCAGGGACGGCGGTATCGTCCCGAGGCGCTGGAGGTGAAGGTGCACGGCCTCTCGATCGACGCGCTCCTCGACCGGACGATCGAGGAGGCGCTCGCGCTCTTCCAGGGAGAGACCGAGATCCAGGAGCCGCTCTGGGTGCTCGATCAGGTCGGCCTGGGCTATCTAAGATTGGGGCAGTCGCTCTCGACGTTGAGCGGCGGCGAGACCCAACGCCTCAAGCTCGCGCGCGAGCTGGCCGATCGGGCGCCGGCGGCCGGCCTCTACATCCTCGACGAGCCGACGGTCGGGCTCCATCGGAAGGACGTCGCCACGCTCCTCCGCGTGCTCCACGAGCTTACGCGCCGCGGCGGCACGGTGATCGCCGTCGAGCACAATCTCGACTTTCTGGCCGCCTGCGACTACCTGGTGGAGCTGGGACCCGAGGGGGGCGAAGCGGGTGGGTTCGTGGTCGCGGCAGGAACCCCGCCCGAGCTTGCCCGCGCGGAGGCGTCGCCCACGGCCGGCTACCTCAGGAGAATGGCGGCCTGCGCGTAATCGAGCGTGTGATGGGCCGGGACGCTGAACCGGCCCCTCACGAGAATGCCGAAGCGGCGCGTGAGGAGAAATTCCACGCCGCCGTAAGCATGGGTCTTGAGGTACGACCTCGCGCGGTAGCTGGTCTCGGTGAATCCAATGATGTCGGCGGCCTGGACGACCAGGTGCGCGCCGGGGCCCACCTCCAATAGCGGCCGGACCCGCCACTCCTCGCGGAAGGTTTTCAACGGCCGGAGGAAGTAATAGAGGCTCAGCGACCCTTCGATCAGGTAGTCCTTCTTCATCCCGGTGACTTCCACCTGCATCGACTGCTCGAACTGCCCGCTCTGGTAGATGAATCTGCGATACGCGAACGTGCCCACGACGTCGAAGTAGCCGTCGGGCGCGGCCACCCCGAGCTCGAATCGGTCCCGCTCCTCGCTCGTTCGCCCCAGCCGCGACGTAATGGGATTCTGCGGCGAAGGAGGAGTCGCCTCCACCTGCGCGCGGGCGGATTCGCCGAGGCACAGAAACGCAGCGAAGCCGAAGATGAGCGCGCGACCGATCGTGGGCTGGCCACGACCGATCGTGGGCCGGCCACGACCG
The window above is part of the Candidatus Eisenbacteria bacterium genome. Proteins encoded here:
- the uvrA gene encoding excinuclease ABC subunit A — protein: MPDRAATAGVPMVRLFGARQNNLKNIDVSFPRASLTVVTGVSGSGKSSLAFDTIYAEGQRRYVECVSTYAKQFLDRLPRPDYDRVEGLAPALAIRQGAAAQTGRSTVGTITEIADHLRLLLARVGETWCGKCGTLVPRHSVDSVLEAILGVEETGVTISFAIPAAAGDSVDALWARALSRGFLLARGQGSREWARLDEAKPARTRAPIEVLVDRLPATAANRMRLREALELAWREGSGSVDITRASGQKLSFFDGRTCATCGRSFPEPRPQLFSFNSPYGACPDCRGFGNILTFTLERVVPDPGKSVLDGALDPWANSWRAHFLPKLKAVAAEHGIRLDKPFRSLPKEHQKILLHGAPGFRGVFPFLERLRAKAYKSSARFLVKRYQETMLCGTCQGGRLKPEAYEVRVGRKNVSELLGMTVGDLRAFQATLTLDAARERVASPILAELRGRLEYLGEVGLDYLTLDRPSKTLSGGEAQRIELANALGGSLSHALYVLDEPTVGLHPRDTERLIRVLLRLRERGNTVLVVEHDAEVIGSADWIVELGPGAGHRGGQSLYQGRLDGWPGRTEAAVEAADLVAEPRPARYAAKRKPGWIEVRGAREHNLKNIDARFPVGALTGVCGVSGSGKSTLVEEVLWRAAARALRQDAPVPGAHDRVSGLEPFGRVSLVDQSPVARSNRSNPATYVKAFDRIRERYARTPLARQRRYTPGTFSFNVAGGRCEACEGAGQTRVEMYFLADLWVPCESCQGRRYRPEALEVKVHGLSIDALLDRTIEEALALFQGETEIQEPLWVLDQVGLGYLRLGQSLSTLSGGETQRLKLARELADRAPAAGLYILDEPTVGLHRKDVATLLRVLHELTRRGGTVIAVEHNLDFLAACDYLVELGPEGGEAGGFVVAAGTPPELARAEASPTAGYLRRMAACA